Genomic window (Streptomyces cadmiisoli):
GGCCAGCACCATCGTGCTGTCGGTGTGGATCAGGCTCACCTCGACCCGGTCCGCCTCGGCGTGCCGGGCCGCGTTGGTCAGGGCCTCCTGGGCGACGCGGTACAGCACCAGCTCCGTCTGCTCGTCCAGTGAGGGCAGGTCGGGTTCGAAGCGGCGCAGCACACGCAGTCCGGCGTGGGTGGCGAACTCGGTGGTCAGTGACGTCAGGGCGCTGATCAGACCGAGGTCGTCCAGTACGCCCGGACGGATCCGACGCACCAGGCGGCGTACCTCGTCCAGGCTCTCCCGGGTGATCTCCTGGGCTTGGCGCAGTTCGCCGCGCAGGGGTTCGTGCGCCTCGTCGGCCGCTCGCTCCAGGCCGAGCAGGATCGCGGTCATGCTCTGGCCGACCTCGTCGTGGAGTTCCTGGGCGATTCGGCGGCGTTCACCTTCCTGCGCGAGCAGGACGCGCGCGCTGCTGGTGGCCCGTTCGTGCTCCAGCCTTTCCAGCATGGCGTTGAAGGTGCGGATCAGCTCGGCGATCTCACCGCGGCCGTGTTCCGGGAGCCGCTGCCCGGGGCGCAGCAGGTCGACGGTGGTCATCAGCGTCGTGAGCCGGTCCAGTGGAGCCAGCCCGATGCGCAGCAGGGCCGCGTTGGCGACCAGCATGACCACCAGGCCGGCCACGAGGATGACCGCCTCGGTCAGCACGACCGGCACGGAGACGGTCACCGGGGCCCACAGCAGCAGCGCGGTGGCGGTACTGAGCACCACCGCGTTGAGAGCGAAGATCCGCCAGAACAGGGACACCGGGATGACGCCTTCCTTGAAATTGCACGGCTGTGTCTGTCGGTCGCCGCGCACCCCGAGCATGAGCTGTGGCCACTGGTCTTGACCGGACTGCCATCCAGGCTGCCCACCCGCGGCTGAGCTGTCGATGGGTCCCAGACCCCATTTCCGGGACTCCGTCCTGCCCACGACCCGTTGGGCTGAGGGATGCCCCACAGATGGGTATCGCGCCCGATGGGATTCGCGCGGCGCATCGGCCACGGTGGGGCCTGACACACCGACCGTGAACCCCGGCAGACACGCCGAAGGCCATGGCCGGGACTCTGCCGTGTCACACCCTCGCCGTACGTCACCGCTGCTCACAGGCCGTACGTCACCCCTTTTGAGAGAAGGACGCACCATGTCGCTCGATACGCCCCGGACCGAAGCTCGTTCCGAGCGCCTGACGGCGCACGAGGCCCGCCAGCGCCTCGAACACGAACGCAACACCCGGCTGACGCAACTGCGGGCCCTCGCAGAGGCCGGACAGAGCGCCGACCAGCACATGATGTCGGCGCAGAAGGACACCATCGAGCGTGTCCTCAAGGAGATCGAGGCCGCGTTCACCCGCGTCGACGACGGCAGCTACGGAACCTGCCCGGGCTGCTCCAAGACCATCCCGGTCGAGCGCCTGGAGATCCTGCCCTACACCCGGTTCTGCGTCCCCTGCCGGCGAACCGAACCCTGACCGCCGACGGCCCATCCCAAGTCTCCGGCCCTGCCCAAGGGGTGAAGTGATGAACCACCAGATCACCGCCGACCGCGACACGACCTTGTCGCTCGAAGACCTCGCCGCACTCCGCGAAAACCTGCACGAGCAGCGCCTGTTCCGACAGGAGCAACTGCAGCAGATCGCAGGCGCCGCAACGAATCGCACCCAGGCGCTGCTCGACCGACAGGCCGCGTCCCAGTTCGAGGTCCACGTCAAGCTCGCCGCGTCCGCCCGCATGGTTCTCGCCGACGTCGAGGCAGCCCTCACGCGCATGGACCAGGGCCGGTACGGCCCCTGCCAGCTGTGCCGCGGGCCCATCGCCCGGGCACGGTTGATGATCGTGCCACAAGCCCGCTACTGCGCCCGCTGCCAGCAGGTGAGGGAGGCCGGCCGGTGACCAAGACACCCCGGTCCCCGAGCACGAATCCACAGCACCGGCCCTGGCCCCTGTACCGCAAGTGCTCCGGCATCGCCCTCGACCTCGGCAGCTCCCGCACCCGGGCCTGGATAGCCGGCAGGCGAGGCGTCCTCGACATGCCCACGGTGACCTTCGCCGGTGACGGCGACATCCACCCCATCCAGCGCGGCGCGATCGTCGACACCCCCGGAACCGCCCGGATGATCGGCCGCCTGCTCGGCCACCGCCTGCCCCGCTTCGGCAGCCGCGTGATCGTCCTGACCGCCCCCGCGCTCGGAGGAAGCGCGTTTCGGACCGAGGCCCGCACCGCGGTCGAGGTCCTCAGGCCACACACCGTGCTGACCGTCCCCACCCCGCGAGCGGTGGCCGTGGCCGCCGATGCCGACCTGACCCGGCCCTTGCTCGTCGTCGACCTGGGCGCCCATCTCACGGAGGTCACCCTCCTCGTCGACGGAGCGGTGACCGACGCCCGCCAGGCCGTGCTGGGCACCAGCGACCTGGACAGTCTCACCCCGTCCACGCGGATCACCGACGTCGTCGTGGCGATGGTGGCCGCGATGCTCGAAGAGGACCCCACTACAGAGACATTCGACGCCCTGCGGGCAGGCACTCTCCTGGCCGGCGGGGGCGCCCTGCGCCCCGACATGACCTACCGCCTCGCGGACCAGCTGCACGCCCCCATCAGGCCCGTGCCCGCTCCCCACACCGCGGCGATCCGCGGCGCCGCGAAACTCCTGGAATCCGCAAGCACCCACCCCTCAGCCCTCGGAACCCCAGAACCGGCGGCACACCCTCAATGACATGCCGCCCGCGTCGCCGGCCCTCGGCCGGCATACGCCCACCCCCTATGCGGAAGGAGAGACGCCGTGGCCCGCGCGATTCCCCCGGCACAGCCACCCCCCGAAGAACTCCCTCGCGTTCTGCTGTGGCGATGGCGCCGCAACCCACTGCGCCGCCGCTCCGACCTCGCGCAGGCGTGGATCGCGCTGTGCCTGTTCCTGGCCGTCCTGGTGATCACGCCCGCCGTGACGTTCCTGGTCGGCGATGTCGCCTTCCGCGATCTGAAGCAGACCGCTCGGCACGAGGCGCACACGCGGCACTACACCAGCGCCGTCCTCGTCCACGACGCCCCCCGTCACCCCGAACCGGGATCGGACGAGGCGAAGAAGACCCTGTACCCGGCCCCCGTCCGCTACACCGACCCCCGCGGGCACACCCGAACTGCGGACACCGACGTCGAACCCGGCCTGCCCGCCGACGCCACCGTCCACGTATGGGTCACCGACGAGGGACACCTCACCGAGCCGCCCCTCACCCCGGAACAGGTCCGCAGCCGCGCCATGGGCTACGCACTCCTTGCCGCCATGACGGTCCCACTCATCGGCGCCGCCGCTTACGGCTACGCCGGCCGTAGGCTGGAGCGGCGCAACCTCGCCGACTGGGACACGGATTGGGCCCGAACCGCGCCTCGGTGGACCACCTTCACATGACGGCGCTATTCCACGCTCGCCATCAGGCTTACGGCGGAAGCGGACGGCGCTTCGCCCGTTGACCGCGCTCTGCGCGCGATGGCTCATCAGGCAACGGACCCGGGGAAGCAGCACGGCGGCGGAGACCGACGAGCGCTCCAAGGCCGTGCCGTGGCGCCAGTGCTTCCCGGTTCGACGGCCGATGCCGAGGATCCGGCATGCCCCGCTGTTCCTCACGCCCTGACGCGTGAGCAGGAAGTGTGCCTCCCGCTCACGCGTCAGCCACTACGAGTCCTGAGGCCTGTGGACCTTCCGGATCTAGAAGGATCTAGAAGGATCTAGAAGGATCTAGAAGTCCATCGCACCCTTGAACTGGGGTGTTGCCACGACCACGAGAACCTCAGGGTGCCGGCAGGGCGTTGTCGGTGGAGCGTGCTAGGCGGTCTTGCAGAAGTCCGAGAGCGCGATGTTGATCTGCTTGGCTTCGGCCGCGGTCACCGCGTGCTCGCCGCTGCTGAATCGCTGTTGCGCGGTCCGGTCGAGTTCCTGTGCTCCGCCGTTGATGGCCATGCACTGGTTGCGGGCGTTGTCGACGGCGCCGTCCTCGTCGGTGATGAGTGCGGGGTTGATGTCGAAGAGCGCGGCAAGCAGGCCGTCGCGTACCTTCCCGGTCGGTTCAGGGGGGAGCCCGACGGACGGGGCGGCCTCCTCGGTGGCCTCCTTCGTCGGGGTGCTGCTGGCGGGCGGCCGGGTGTTGGTCCGGCTGTCACTGCTGTCGTCGCTGCTGGTGCACGCGGTGAGCGTGGCCAGGGCGGCGAGCAGGACGGCGACGGTGATGGTGCGTTTCAAGGTGTGGTCCCCCATGGTGGGTACGGGTGCGTCCGTGTGAGACACGCGACGGCGCTGGGCGGTTGCTCGGCGCATGAGAGTGCCCCGCCGGGTGGCGGGGAATTCGTGTCCGGGCATGCCGGAGACGGACAGGGGCAACATGAGGTCGTACGGCATCAGCGAGTTCAGCGGGTTCGGGCGGCCCTTCTCGTCATGGCGCCGCACCGTCTCGCGTCGCTCCTCAGCGGCGATCCAACTGTCGATGAGCCGCAGCTGTTGGGCGGCCTGCCGTCCGCTCGTCAAGACCACGCCGGTTCGGTCGCGCTGGTTGGTTCAGGCCAGAGATCAGTCGCTGTTGTCGCTGGTGACCGTGATGGCGGAACCGAGGTTCGGTGCCGCCCCTCTGGCGAGTTCGCCGGCATGGTCTCGGTCCTCACTGTCCGCCACGACGATGGTTGCCGCCGATCCGGATACCGGATCGCGTCGCACAGTCGCGCGGACGACCGCGTACCGGGCGAGCACCGCCTCGTACGCGTCGATTGCCTCGGTGGGATAGGAATCGTGGAAGTCGGTCTCGATCCGGAGTCCTGGGCTTTTGATCTTCAGGACCATCACGCCGGCGAGCGGCCGGTACCGGTCTCCCTCGGCGAGCATGTCCTTGAACACCGTCAATGCGCTGGTGGCATCTACGGCGGAGACCTCGATCCGCCAGCGGTCGGTTGCTTCTTTCCAGGGCGCGTCATGGATGTCGGCCGCCGTCACCTGGCTGTCGGCCGTCATCGACCGCCACAGTGCCAGGACCTCGCCGGTGCGCTCCTCATCCGCGACAACGGTGAAGGTGACGCCGTCCGCCGTGATTCGACCGGTGATTTTGTTGTGACGGGCGACGTAGTCCCTCATTTCGCCCGCCAGCTGGGTCACTCGGTCGGTTGAGGTGCCGTCCTTGAGGGTCAGTGTGCCGGTGGAAGTTCCCCGGAAGGGCAGCGTGTTGTTCTTTGTGGTGCCGATGTTTGCCACGTCCGGCGTACCGGTCCAGTCTCTTTCGAAATCCTCGGCGAGTGCTGTGCCCTTGTCGATGGCGCAGCCGGTCAACAAGGTCAGACCCAACACAAGCACGGTGATGGGCATCGGCGACCTCAGGGCGCTTCTTCTCAGGGCCGTCTCCTTGAAAGCGGGTGAGCCTGCCAGGGCCGGGCGGTCCCAGACTCGGACTGCGGGGGTTACGACCAGCTCCAGCACATGGGTCCTGTCGTCGACGGCGAGCGGTTCTGCCTCTTTGGTGGAGGCGAACTGCATCTGCAGATCGTCGGGTTCCCCAGGCATGCGTTCTGCCGCCTCGTCGGTTCGGGACATCGGCGGTCAGGTGACCGCATCCATTGGCGCGGCAGACGGCACCCGCTCCGGACGGAGAGGGCCGACTGGTTCACCGGTGGTTGACGGGTCCTGAGGGCCATCGTGATCAGCACAGTCCTGGGCCGTCAATTCCCGAAGTTCGGCCGTGGCCGACCGTTGTGGCGCAGGCGGAGCCGACGACGTGGATGCGAGCGCAGCAGCGGATGGAGGTTCCATCCGTGCTCCGAGGCGACGCGCAGGACGTAGCCGGCACCAGAGCCCCGGAAGAAGTGTGCTCCGAGGTCCAGGTCCCGGTGGTGCTCGTGACCGGGCTGTGATGTCTCAACCCGGCGGGTCTGCTTCTCGACGCGCCGGTCAACGCGCGCCTGGTAGTACGCCGTGTCGCCCTCGCGTATCAGTGCCACCGGAGTCACGCACCAGAGCGGGACGAATGGCATCCGGCTGAGAGTGGCGTCCAGCACCCGTACCGCGCCGTTCTCGGCACCAGGCACGATGTAGACGATCAGCTGTGCCACCGACGCCACGCCGTAGAGACAGACGGCGAAGAAGACCCACACCACCCACCACAGCGGCAGAAAGATCAATGTCAGGGGGAGAAGCAGCAGCCAGCGCAGTACGGCCGGGCGCACAGGGAGCGGCCCCCAAGCCGGGTCGTCGTAGTCATGCACGGGCGGTGTCTTCTCCTCGGATTCGCCATCGCTGGACGGTGCGGTCGTGAGTGTATGTCGGGAGCCGGACCTCATGGAGCGGTGTGAATGACGTTCCTTGGAGGGTGCTGCCGGACGCGGTTGGCGGGGTCGGTACCGCTCGGCCGACCGGGGAGGACCGGGGGCCGCGACGGTCACTCAGGCGCAGAAGTTGACACCGTTGAAGTCCCAGAATGCGTCCTGGGTCCTGGGTCCGGCGATCCCGTCGACCTCAAGGCCGGCATTGGCGTACCGGTTCAGGAACTTCTGCAACGCAGTGATCGTCTTGGGTCCGACGACTCCGTCCTCTGTACCGGCGCCGAGGCCCAGGTCGTTGAACCATTCCTGCGCCGCCTTCCAGCTCTTGGTGCCCAGCCGCCCGTCGATCGTGCCGGGGTCGTACCCGATTTCCTCCAGCAAGCACTGCCAGCGCTGCGCCCGGGTGGTGCTCAGACCCAGGTTGACCACCGCGAGCGGTGCGACGGCCTCGGCACTGATCACTTGCTGCTGGGCCGGCGCGGGAGCCGCCATGGCCGTGCCAGCGGTGGCCAGAGCACCGGCGGTGATCCCGACCGCGGCGGTGACACTGACGAAGGCCTTCGTGAGAGCTCGCATGCGTGCCGTTCCCGTCCGTTGACGTGCGATGAACGGAACCGCCCCCATCGGCCGGCCCCGCAACGAGAATGAGGGGTCGGCGCGATGTTCGGCCACGGTTGACGCAGAGGTGGCGTCGTCCCGGGACGTCCAACCCGCTGACCTGCTGGGACGTTGCCCGCCGAGTCGGTAGTGCGGGACGACGACGAGCGGGTGCTGGCTGATTCTGTAGGAGGGCGGGACCCCGTTCCGTGAACGCCGGGACTGCTGATGCAGAATGAGGCCGGGACACGGGGGGCCGGACCAACGGTCCCGAACGCGATTGGGGGTGACATGTCGCGTTGGAAAGAGTTGCCTGCTGAACTGCCGACAGAAGTTCATCAGTTGATCGTGCGTCTGCGCAGGCTGAAGGACCGCAGTGAACTGAGCACGCGTCAACTGGCCACGAAGACCGGGTACAGCGCGAGGTCATGGCAGCGGTATCTGAATGGCCGATCGCTGCCGCCTCGGGAGGCCGTCGAGGCGACGGCCCGCGTCGGCGGTGACGATCCGACCCGGCTGCTGGTGCTGCATGAGATCGCCGCCGAACGCTGGGCGCAGGGACGCGTGGTTTCCACCGAAACTCCGGAGGGCGCCCCGGCGATGCGTGCACACACGTCGACGGGTGCGCAGCCGTACGGGCGTTACCTGCGCGCCGTGATCATGGCGGGTGCGGTGGCCCTGGTGCTGTCCGTTTCCGCGGCGCTCCTGCTGGCCGTGCGGCTCGCCGACGCCCGCGCCGAGCTCGCGGACGCCCGCGCTGCTCGGAGCGCGGGGGACCCGGCCACCGTGTCGGGGTCACTGGTGCCGGTCGCCTACACCTGCCGGCTGGAGCAGCGTGACGGCCGCTGGTACGCGGGCTTGAGCCGCACGACGGACGCCATCCTGGCGTACACCTACGTGGGGCCCGAGGTGGCCGAGGCGCAGTGCCTGCTACGCCGGACGGGCATTCCGCCAGGTGATATCGACGGCATTTTCGGCCCGAAGACGCAGCGCGCGGTTGAGCGCATCCAGAAACGGGACGGGTTGGTCGTCGACGGTGTCATTGGACCGCATACCTGGAAGTCCCTACGGGAGGCGGCACCCAAGTGACCTCGGAACATGCCCGGCTGGTTGCGATGTTGCGGGAGTTGAGGGCCCGTACGGGGCTGAGCCTGGCGGCGCTGGCGGAGCGAACGACGTACAGCAAGTCCTCGTGGGAGCGCTATCTCAACGGCAAGAGCCTGCCCCCTCGTCAGGCCGTACAGGACCTGTGCCGGGTCGCGAACGAACCGGACGGGCGGCTGCTGGCCCTGTGGGAGATCGCGGAGTCGGATGCGAGCGGGCGCGCGGCGGTCGTCGCCCCTGCCGCCGAGGTGCCGCGGCAACAGTTGCAGGAAGCGCCGCAGCCACCGGAGGCCAGGGGGCCACGCGGTCGCAGGCGCGGGCTCATGGTCGTGCTGGCGTCGGTGTACATCCTGCTTGTCGGGGGCGTGGCACTGGTGCTTTTCCTTCTGCTGGCTCGGGACACGGCGGAGGACGAACCGCAGTCGGCCTCCGTTCCGTACTCTCTCGCTCCCCAGTGCAACGGAGCCGCATGCGAGGGCCGAGACCCGATGCGCTTGATGTGCGGCATCGGCCCCGAGACACTCACCACGTACCGCACTGCCACCGGCGCCCATGTGGAGCTGCGTTACAGCGAGAAGTGCGGCGCAAGCTGGGCCCGGGCCTGGGGGACCCGGATCGGCGACCGGGTGGAGGTCACCGCGGGTGGCCCGACCCACGACGTGCACATCAGGGACACGGACGACACGGAGACCTATGCCTACACCGAGATGGCCGAAGCCCGCCCCGGCAGCACCGTCCGGACCTGCTTTCGGCCTGCCGCGGCCGACGCTGAACAGGAGTGCTTCGAGGCCCGCGTAGGCCAGGCCGCAACCACAACCCGGCCGTAGCCTCAGAGTCGTTCCCTCCCACTGCTTTATCCGTGAGTCCTCCGTATCGTCCGTGGTGCCGGGTCGTCGCGCCAGGAGACGGTGTTTTCGCCGGTGAGGGCATGTGATGAGGTCGGTCCGGGCAATGCAGATCATGGTTTCCGAACGGGCGGGCAGGGTTGCGTAGCCGCGGGTGCGTCGGCGGTGCTCCATCCGTGCGTCAGCCCGATCAGTTCACCGGCGTGGGTTCCTCGATGGTTCGGGATCCCCGGGTCATCAGGATCCCGGCGAGCGCTGCGACGGGATACATGAGCACCCCATAGACGGCGCTCGGCACTGCCAGGCTGACACTGCCGAGCACGCTGATCGCCAGAGTCATGGCGACAGCGCTGTTGTGCACGCCGATCTCCATCGAGCAGGCGATCGCCTGCCGCTTGTCGATCCTGATCAGACGCGGCGCAAAGTACCCGATCGTGAGGCTCGATATGCAGAAGACCAGTGCCGCTGGACCCACGTCCAAGAGGTAGTCGACGACGTTGTTCCGCTCGGCCACGAGCGCGCCGATGATCACGGCGACAAGGACGATGACCGACAGCAGTCTCACCGGACGGTCCATGCGCTGCGCGAACGCCTCCGAACGACGGCGCACCACCATGCCGATCGCCACTGGTGCGAGCACCAGGGCGAAGACTTGCAGCACTTTGCCGAACTGCAGCCCCATTCCGTCCTGACCGATGTCCGGCTCGAAGTACTGAAGGGCGAGGTTGGTGATGATCGGCAGCGTCACGATGGCCAGCACCGCGTTCACCGCGGTGAGCGTGACGTTCAGGGCCACGTCGCCGCCGAAGAGATGGCTGAAGAGGTTCGCCGTCGTCCCGCCGGGTGACGCCGCCAGCAGCATCATGCCGGCGGCGAGCACCGGGGAAAGGCCGAAGGCGACGACCAGAGCCAGACACAGGGCGGGCAGGAGCAGGAGCTGGCAGAACATGGCCACGACGACAGCCCGGGGATGCCGTCGAACACGGCGGAAGTCGTCGACGGTGAGAGACAGGCCCAACCCGAACATGATGACGGCGAGTGCAAGGGGAAGGAAAACGGTAGCGAGGGGAGTGTCCATGCGCGGCTTCGTCTCCAAAGGCAAGGGTGGCGTGGAGGGAAGTGCAGAGTGACAGCCGCATGACACCCACCTGACAACCATTCGACCGGCAAGATTGGGTGCCCGCCGCACCGCGCACAGTAGATGCAGGGGTGAGCACGGTCAACATCGGTGGGGACTGTCGCTCCAGGGGCGTGCCGGTTGGGAAGGCGGAGGCGTTGACCGGGGGGAGTCTGGGCCGAACGCCCCGTCTGCGGTGCCCGGTTGAGCCTTCGGAGGCGATGCAGGCCTTTTACCGCGGCCGCGATCCGTGAATTGCGGGCGGTGCTCGGGAGCAAACGGCGCAGAACACCGAGGCCATGGTGACCGCAGCGGAGCCACTGCCGGATGGGATCCTGCACGTGATCGGCGTTCCGACCGCGATGGCCGGGGCAGACCACGGGCTGCGGGGCCTGGTGTCACGTCACCGCGAGGCCCTGGCGGCGGCGGACCGGATCGGGGTGTACAGCGTGGTGGCTTTCCCGCTGCTGGGATGCTGTCTCTCTGTCGGCGAGGCCGCCCGGATCGTGGTGAGCACCCTTACGGCGACGCCGACCTCGGTGGAGCTGGTCTGTCTGGGTGGCCCCCGACGCCGCGGCGTACCGAACACTCGCACGGCACGCAACTACTGGGGATTCTCTCGCCTGACAGGGGGAGCGTCTACGGCATGACCCTGTGAGCGAGTGCGGGGGATGGCGCGTGCGAGCCATGAGGACGTCGAGCGCGAGGAGGAACGCGGTGTGCATCCCGGCGTCGTGGGCGGCCTGGATCTCCTGGTCCAGGGATCCGCAGGCCTGCTTGTCCGTAAGGGCGCTCAGCCACAGGAACGCGGTGCTGTCCAGGCAACCATGCTGCGGGAGCAGGTCGTCCCATACGAAGTCTGGAGCGTGCCACAACAGGGGCACGCCGTGCTCGTCGCAGTGCGCCCCGGTCTCGTCCTCCGTCGGGAAGTTTTGATCGCCGCTGATGCAACGCGTCATCGTGCCTCCCGTACGGCTCGGCGCAGGACGGACCCTTCGAGGCAGAAATCCGGGCAGTCAGGGCACGTCAGTACGTGGTCGTAGAGGACCTTGTACGCCTCCTCGTACTCCTCGGTCACCGGGCCGGCTCACAGAACAACTCGGCCCACACCTGCTTGCCCCAGCGGTACAGGTCGGTCCCCCAGCGTTCGGCGAGGGCATCGACCAGCAGGAGACCCCGACCGCTGGTGCTGAGATCGTCACCGGGCTTGGTGAAATCGGGTAGCACGCGGGTCTTGTCGACCACGCCGATGCGGACGCACCGCTCGCTCGGCTGGCAGATCACGACCCGGATCACGCGGCTGTTGGTGTGCTTGACCGCGTTGGCCACCAGCTCCGACGTGAGCAGTAGCGCGGTGTACGTGAGGTCCTCCAGGTGCCAGGCGGACAGAGCCGTCCGGACGAGATTACGGGCGGCTTCGGCGCTCTCCTCCCGACCAGGCAAGGTCTCGGAGTATCCAGGGCACCCCGTGGTGTGCGGCTTCGCTGACACGATCATCCAGACCTCAGAATTGTCGGTGTACGACGGCCTCGGTCCAGTCAACGACTGCCCGCCCAGGACAGGGAGGAAAAATCGCTCGGGTGCGCATCGGGGACAACCGGAAATTCCTCGGTTCTCGCCATCACAGATGGGGCATCAGTGGCTACCGTGGGTATGTGGAGGGGAACACGAGCCTCATCAGCGCGATGCGGGAAGCGGGATTCAAGCAGGCCGAGTTGGCCGAGGCCGTCAACGCGCACCTGCGCCTGCACGGCTCCGAGGGGACGGTGAGCGACCGGACGGTCCGCAACTGGCTCACCGCGAAATCCCGTTGGCCTCACCAGCGTCAGCGGGAGGCGTTAGCCTCCGTGTTTCGGTTCGGGTCGGCTGAGCTGGGTGAACGCCCGTGCCGGAGGTCGTGGGGCTGCTGTTGGATGGTGGGCATGCCGCAGGCCCGGCGCGATGGCCGGGTGCTCCTGGGTCCTCGGGTCGTGGGTGGTCAGTGGCGGTCTTGTCTGTCACGTGGCCGGTCGGGGCAGTGCGACGAGGCGGCTGAACGCGGCGGTCAGCTCGTGGCGCCAGGGCCAGGTAGTGGTGATCCGTAGCCGTAGGCGACGGGCTCCGCGCGTGATCCGGGCTGCGGCGTGCAGGAGCCGGTAGCGGAGCTTCTTGGGCTCGGCGGTGGCCAACTCGCCGTCCAGTAGCAGGGTTCGCGTCCAGGCCAGCAGGTCGACCGCGGTCAGGGACAGCTCCAGCCAGACCTGGTTGATCGCGAAGTGGCGGGAGGGGAAGCGACCGAAGCCGGTGGTCTTGCCGCAGCGGATGTGGTCCTCGACCCGGGCGTGGGCACGGTGGCGGACCTCCAGGTGCTGGATCGAGCCGCTGCCTGCGACGGGCGAGTCGGTGAGGAAGACCTGGTGGCGCATGCCTTCGTCCTGGTCGAAGAGGGACAGCTGGGCGCCGGGGTGGGGACGCTCGCGGCGGACGATGATGCGGGTGCCGTCCGGGTATCCGGTGAGGTCGACCAGGCCGGTCAGCTCGGCGACCTCGGCACTGGCGCGCAAGGCACCGTCTTGTTCCAGCGCGGGGTGCCAGACGTGCTCGGGCAGGGCCCGGATCGCGCGACGGACTGGCTCGGTGACGGGATACCCGACGGAGAAGAAGGTGTGGATCCCGCGTTCCCGCAGGGCCCGGATGTGAGCGAGGAAGGCTTTGGCGCTGCCCGCGCTGTCGGCGCGGATGAGGACTGGGGTGCCGTGGCGGTGA
Coding sequences:
- a CDS encoding HAMP domain-containing sensor histidine kinase translates to MSLFWRIFALNAVVLSTATALLLWAPVTVSVPVVLTEAVILVAGLVVMLVANAALLRIGLAPLDRLTTLMTTVDLLRPGQRLPEHGRGEIAELIRTFNAMLERLEHERATSSARVLLAQEGERRRIAQELHDEVGQSMTAILLGLERAADEAHEPLRGELRQAQEITRESLDEVRRLVRRIRPGVLDDLGLISALTSLTTEFATHAGLRVLRRFEPDLPSLDEQTELVLYRVAQEALTNAARHAEADRVEVSLIHTDSTMVLAVVDDGRGTGVLREGAGIRGMRERALLIGASLDITSRPKTGTQVRLIVPVPRKPSP
- a CDS encoding TraR/DksA family transcriptional regulator, with translation MSLDTPRTEARSERLTAHEARQRLEHERNTRLTQLRALAEAGQSADQHMMSAQKDTIERVLKEIEAAFTRVDDGSYGTCPGCSKTIPVERLEILPYTRFCVPCRRTEP
- a CDS encoding TraR/DksA family transcriptional regulator gives rise to the protein MNHQITADRDTTLSLEDLAALRENLHEQRLFRQEQLQQIAGAATNRTQALLDRQAASQFEVHVKLAASARMVLADVEAALTRMDQGRYGPCQLCRGPIARARLMIVPQARYCARCQQVREAGR
- a CDS encoding rod shape-determining protein is translated as MTKTPRSPSTNPQHRPWPLYRKCSGIALDLGSSRTRAWIAGRRGVLDMPTVTFAGDGDIHPIQRGAIVDTPGTARMIGRLLGHRLPRFGSRVIVLTAPALGGSAFRTEARTAVEVLRPHTVLTVPTPRAVAVAADADLTRPLLVVDLGAHLTEVTLLVDGAVTDARQAVLGTSDLDSLTPSTRITDVVVAMVAAMLEEDPTTETFDALRAGTLLAGGGALRPDMTYRLADQLHAPIRPVPAPHTAAIRGAAKLLESASTHPSALGTPEPAAHPQ
- a CDS encoding Rv1733c family protein, giving the protein MARAIPPAQPPPEELPRVLLWRWRRNPLRRRSDLAQAWIALCLFLAVLVITPAVTFLVGDVAFRDLKQTARHEAHTRHYTSAVLVHDAPRHPEPGSDEAKKTLYPAPVRYTDPRGHTRTADTDVEPGLPADATVHVWVTDEGHLTEPPLTPEQVRSRAMGYALLAAMTVPLIGAAAYGYAGRRLERRNLADWDTDWARTAPRWTTFT
- a CDS encoding peptidoglycan-binding domain-containing protein; the protein is MRALTKAFVSVTAAVGITAGALATAGTAMAAPAPAQQQVISAEAVAPLAVVNLGLSTTRAQRWQCLLEEIGYDPGTIDGRLGTKSWKAAQEWFNDLGLGAGTEDGVVGPKTITALQKFLNRYANAGLEVDGIAGPRTQDAFWDFNGVNFCA
- a CDS encoding peptidoglycan-binding protein, translated to MSRWKELPAELPTEVHQLIVRLRRLKDRSELSTRQLATKTGYSARSWQRYLNGRSLPPREAVEATARVGGDDPTRLLVLHEIAAERWAQGRVVSTETPEGAPAMRAHTSTGAQPYGRYLRAVIMAGAVALVLSVSAALLLAVRLADARAELADARAARSAGDPATVSGSLVPVAYTCRLEQRDGRWYAGLSRTTDAILAYTYVGPEVAEAQCLLRRTGIPPGDIDGIFGPKTQRAVERIQKRDGLVVDGVIGPHTWKSLREAAPK
- a CDS encoding helix-turn-helix domain-containing protein gives rise to the protein MTSEHARLVAMLRELRARTGLSLAALAERTTYSKSSWERYLNGKSLPPRQAVQDLCRVANEPDGRLLALWEIAESDASGRAAVVAPAAEVPRQQLQEAPQPPEARGPRGRRRGLMVVLASVYILLVGGVALVLFLLLARDTAEDEPQSASVPYSLAPQCNGAACEGRDPMRLMCGIGPETLTTYRTATGAHVELRYSEKCGASWARAWGTRIGDRVEVTAGGPTHDVHIRDTDDTETYAYTEMAEARPGSTVRTCFRPAAADAEQECFEARVGQAATTTRP
- a CDS encoding bile acid:sodium symporter family protein, with amino-acid sequence MDTPLATVFLPLALAVIMFGLGLSLTVDDFRRVRRHPRAVVVAMFCQLLLLPALCLALVVAFGLSPVLAAGMMLLAASPGGTTANLFSHLFGGDVALNVTLTAVNAVLAIVTLPIITNLALQYFEPDIGQDGMGLQFGKVLQVFALVLAPVAIGMVVRRRSEAFAQRMDRPVRLLSVIVLVAVIIGALVAERNNVVDYLLDVGPAALVFCISSLTIGYFAPRLIRIDKRQAIACSMEIGVHNSAVAMTLAISVLGSVSLAVPSAVYGVLMYPVAALAGILMTRGSRTIEEPTPVN
- a CDS encoding ATP-binding protein, producing the protein MPGREESAEAARNLVRTALSAWHLEDLTYTALLLTSELVANAVKHTNSRVIRVVICQPSERCVRIGVVDKTRVLPDFTKPGDDLSTSGRGLLLVDALAERWGTDLYRWGKQVWAELFCEPAR
- a CDS encoding IS1380 family transposase, which encodes MHTTRSRPKLVVSADGHGVVSHAGSRLLADLADATALTSAFSDALCRLRPRGTGHDPGRVAVDLAVMLADGGEAIADLAVLRDQRDVFGPVASTPTAWRVLAGIDTATLNALRAARARAREVAWLQADETGHAIPASQAGGRELPGLVLDIDATLVTCHSEKEQAAATYKRGFGYHPLLCFLDNTGEALAGLLRPGNAGANTAADHVALLDQALAQIPDAHRHGTPVLIRADSAGSAKAFLAHIRALRERGIHTFFSVGYPVTEPVRRAIRALPEHVWHPALEQDGALRASAEVAELTGLVDLTGYPDGTRIIVRRERPHPGAQLSLFDQDEGMRHQVFLTDSPVAGSGSIQHLEVRHRAHARVEDHIRCGKTTGFGRFPSRHFAINQVWLELSLTAVDLLAWTRTLLLDGELATAEPKKLRYRLLHAAARITRGARRLRLRITTTWPWRHELTAAFSRLVALPRPAT